In one Bombyx mori chromosome 4, ASM3026992v2 genomic region, the following are encoded:
- the LOC101746456 gene encoding B9 domain-containing protein 2 isoform X2 — protein MAELHILGEIQGTTYFPENYSLFCRYSFQAGCNWTVISGASEGQTVAAEPDELQSVAWSHSIDIHYLSRGIQGWPKLVLQVSCVDSIGRSWVVGYAHCNIPAVPGLHNLEIPSWIPAATTLTDRLKEYFIGGSHQLLNLDIISLGNDRFKLKTRSKGIIKLNVDIVLRNFSKFGVEYK, from the exons ATGGCAGAACTGCATATTCTAGGAGAAATTCAAGGCACGACATACTTTCCAGAAAACTACTCTTTATTCTGTCGATATTCTTTCCAAGCTG gatGTAACTGGACTGTAATATCTGGTGCATCAGAAGGGCAGACTGTTGCGGCAGAACCTGATGAGTTACAATCAGTTGCATGGTCACACTCAATTGACATACATTATCTTTCAAGAGGAATACaag GTTGGCCTAAACTAGTTCTCCAGGTTAGCTGTGTAGATTCCATTGGTAGGTCATGGGTTGTAGGATATGCTCATTGTAATATTCCTGCAGTACCTGGCTTGCATAATCTTGAAATTCCCTCCTGGATTCCAGCTGCAACTACACTGACTGATAGACTTAAGGAATATTTTATTGGAGGATCTCATCAGCTTTTAAATCTGGATATTATTAGCTTAGGAAATGATAG ATTTAAGTTGAAAACTCGATCCAAAGGTATTATCAAATTAAACGTTGATATTGTATTAAGAAACTTCAGCAAATTTGGAGTTGAATATAAATAA
- the LOC101746317 gene encoding cullin-3-A isoform X1 translates to MIRKFKVWNFSEPYYQMYPDTWMTMDEKYVERIWSLLKNAIQEIQKKNNSGLSFEELYRNAYTMVLHKHGERLYTGLKEVVTQHLETKVREDVLHSLHNGFLQTLNNAWTDHQTSMVMIRDILMYMDRVFVQQNEVDNVYNLGLIIFRDQVVRYGCIRDHLRQTLLELVARERRGEVVDRLAIRNACQMLMVLGINSRAVYEEDFEKPFLHQSSEFYRMESQKFLAENSAAVYINRVEARISEEAERARHYLDESTEPRVVSVLEHELIERHMKTIVEMENSGVVHMLTHTRTSELGCVYKLLSRVGEGLRTVADAVSAHLREQGRALVTDTLHNTNAIAYVQNLLDLKDRFDHFLQNSFNNDKIFKHMITSDFEYFLNLNNKSPEFLSLFIDGKLKKGEKGMSEQEIEAVLDKTMVLFRFLQEKDVFERYYKQHLAKRLLLNKSVSDDSEKNMISKLKTECGCQFTSKLEGMFKDMTVSNTIMDEFKEHVLSSGLNLYGVDLSVRVLTTGFWPTQSATPKCNIPAAPRNAFEVFRSFYLAKHSGRQLSLQPQLGSADLHATFGAAPASPPAPAAPRRHIIQVSTFQMCVLLLFNQRDRLTYEELLNETDIPEKDLVRALQSLAMGKPTQRILIKHPKTKEIEPSHQFYVNDAFTSKLHRVKIQTVAAKGESEPERRETRNKVDEDRKHEIEAAIVRIMKARKKMAHTLLVAEVTEQLRVRFLPSPVVIKKRIEGLIEREYLARTPDDRKVYNYVA, encoded by the exons atgattagaaaatttaaagtttGGAACTTCTCAGAGCCTTACTACCAAATGTATCCAGACACTTGG aTGACTATGGATGAGAAGTATGTGGAGCGTATATGGAGCTTGTTAAAGAATGCCATACAAgaaatacaaaagaaaaacaactcTGGACTATCATTTGAAGAGCTTTACCGTAATGCATATACAATGGTACTGCACAAACATGGAGAAAGACTATACACTGGCCTCAAGGAAGTAGTCACTCAACATCTTGAAACTAAG gtccgagaagatgTATTGCATTCATTACACAATGGTTTCTTACAAACTCTCAACAATGCATGGACTGACCATCAAACCAGCATGGTCATGATAAGAGATATTTTGATGTATATGGACAGAGTTTTTGTTCAACAAAATGAAGTTGACAATGTCTACAATCTTGGGCTCATTATCTTCCGAGATCAA GTTGTTCGTTATGGATGCATTCGAGATCATCTTCGTCAGACACTGCTAGAGCTAGTTGCTCGTGAACGTCGCGGCGAAGTTGTGGATCGTCTGGCGATTCGAAACGCCTGTCAGATGCTCATGGTTCTCGGTATCAACTCCCGAGCTGTTTATGAAGAAGACTTTGAAAAACCTTTCCTGCATCAGTCATCTGAATTTTATAGA ATGGAATCTCAGAAGTTCCTGGCGGAGAACAGCGCGGCCGTGTACATCAACCGCGTGGAGGCCCGCATCTCTGAGGAGGCGGAGCGCGCGCGGCACTACCTGGACGAGTCCACCGAGCCGCGGGTTGTCTCCGTACTCGAGCACGAACTCATCGAGCGACACATGAAGACTATTGTCGAG ATGGAGAACTCTGGCGTGGTGCACATGTTGACGCACACGCGCACGTCGGAGCTGGGCTGCGTGTACAAGCTGCTGTCGCGCGTCGGGGAGGGGCTGCGCACGGTGGCCGACGCCGTGTCCGCGCACCTCCGCGAGCAGGGCCGCGCGCTCGTCACCGACACGCTGCACAACACCAACGCCATCGCATACGTTCAG AACCTTCTTGATCTAAAGGACCGATTTGACCATTTCCTACAAAATTCATTCAACAACGATAAAATATTCAAGCACATGATCACGTCAGACTTCGAATACTTCCTTAACTTGAATAATAAGTCACCGGAATTCTTGTCATTGTTCATTGATGGAAAATTAAAGAAAGGCGAAAAGGGG ATGAGCGAACAGGAAATCGAAGCTGTGCTGGATAAAACAATGGTACTATTCCGATTTTTACAAGAGAAGGACGTTTTCGAACGTTATTATAAACAGCATCTAGCGAAACGGCTCTTACTCAATAAGTCTGTCTCTGATGACAGTGAAAAGAACATGATCTCCAAACTTAAG ACTGAGTGTGGTTGTCAGTTCACATCAAAATTAGAGGGTATGTTCAAGGATATGACCGTCTCTAACACCATCATGGATGAATTTAAGGAACACGTGCTCTCTAGTGGG CTGAACTTGTACGGAGTGGATCTGTCCGTCCGAGTGCTCACGACCGGCTTCTGGCCGACGCAGAGCGCGACGCCGAAGTGCAACATACCGGCCGCGCCCAGGAACGCGTTCGAAGTCTTCAGAAG CTTCTACTTGGCGAAGCACTCCGGGCGGCAGCTGTCCCTGCAGCCGCAGCTGGGCAGCGCGGACCTGCACGCCACGTTCGGCGCCGCGCCCGCCTCCCCGCCCGcgcccgccgcgccgcgccgccaCATCATACAGGTCTCCACCTTCCAGATGTGCGTCTTGCTGCTCTTCAACCAGCGCGACCGTCTCACCTACGAG GAATTACTCAATGAGACTGATATACCGGAAAAGGATTTAGTCCGCGCGCTTCAATCGTTGGCCATGGGCAAGCCGACCCAACGAATTCTCATCAAACATCCTAAAACTAAAGAAATTGAGCCCTCACATCAGTTTTACGTCAATGATGCCTTCACATCTAAGTTACATag AGTTAAGATACAAACGGTAGCCGCGAAGGGAGAGTCGGAGCCGGAACGGCGCGAGACCCGCAACAAGGTGGACGAGGACCGCAAGCACGAGATCGAAGCGGCCATCGTGCGCATCATGAAAGCCAGGAAGAAAATGGCA CACACGCTGCTGGTGGCGGAGGTGACGGAGCAGCTGCGCGTGCGCTTCCTGCCGTCGCCGGTCGTCATCAAGAAGCGCATCGAGGGACTCATCGAGCGGGAGTACCTCGCGCGCACGCCCGACGACCGCAAGGTGTACAACTACGTCGCATAG
- the LOC101746456 gene encoding tectonic-1 isoform X1, whose amino-acid sequence MRIITYFAFTLLSVLIQFCVMDYIQGKTQLDSKHIDPDVSTPNKQTKEKLQYIPDKPHALYYRTAEPYNVLPKKIIFYNDSIPDFTFTTTDNLNTILDVFYDENSSIYNISTTETFFTSTESEIVTELTIFEIKNQTTNKPNDYAKESSNKNCLCNFLYKVCDVNCCCDGDCSEEEKQLFNCSKVVPQNGPNSKSCSLYLFHNYFGKFIDNLFCVVQTNLPEKRKVAQYKPQLQEVGQYFKWISINIPNISRDFQRKPYAKGDYLWILKNGDIFHLDLPYANINNFCTNRKPIRFLNNEKIKCNVKLSDIEMFNVKRISEVTSIISVLNSTMNSTILNCSTLHCANWTVLACNEQSCSLYDEHVHEPKCVENFCTNLVLELDYIFNYYDSKITNSTLKFYVQNMSIVLPFFTQIVNVKFVMSNRSLDNVTRLSGTPGYVDGRPLLVSYAEGNRTDDFYDDPIEAKAFKSFSLPGNVQGKCVYNNKTDNQIVFGYNKRLKCRHEHKYFIDVTDAKSCRYIQNNLTKALNLVGKIFVSPLGNPESLKDEDWINLNTNTIDSSIVYGEYDKKTKKLQCYNLATRFFFQFTCITINEERSNRIIYASIEVTRKNISFIEDSVSTLVTLDVSFIDVTKPAAFEYAHGPRLNIHLPENFFYPYRSKASSLHCVNISIDLLFYLCFLCFTNKITFH is encoded by the exons ATGAGAATTATCACTTACTTTGCATTTACATTACTATCGGTCTTAATACAGTTTTGTGTGATGGATTATATTCAAGGCAAAACACAATTAGATAGTAAACATATAGATCCTGATGTATCTACTCCGAATAAACAAACCAAAGAGAAACTGCAATACATTCCTGATAAGCCCCATGCTCTATACTATCGCACAGCTGAGCCATATAATGTGCTACCAAAGAAGATAATATTCTATAATGATTCTATACCAGACTTCACATTTACAACCACAGATAATTTAAACACAATATTGGACGTATTTTATGATGAAAATAGTTCAATATACAATATTTCTACTACAGAAACATTTTTCACAAGCACTGAATCTGAGATAGTTACAGAGTTAACTATATTTGAAATCAAGaatcaaacaacaaacaaacccAATGACTATGCAAAAGAGTCAAGCAATAAAAActgtttatgtaattttttg tACAAGGTATGCGATGTTAATTGTTGTTGTGATGGAGACTGTTCAGAAgaagaaaaacaattatttaattgttCAAAGGTAGTTCCACAAAATGGGCCTAACAGCAAAAGTTGTAGCTTGTATCTGTTTCATAACTATTTTGGTAAATTCATTGATAACCTATTCTGCGTAGTGCAAACGAACTTGCCAGAAAAACGAAAGGTTGCACAGTACAAa CCGCAATTACAGGAAGTTGGTCAATATTTTAAATGGATATCTATTAATATACCAAACATTTCACGAGATTTTCAAAGGAAACCTTATGCTAAGGGAGATTATTTGTGGATTTTAAAAAACGGAGATATTTTCCATTTAg ATTTACCATATGCAAATATTAACAATTTCTGCACAAACAGAAAACCAATTAGATTTTTGAATAATGAGAAGATTAAATGTAATGTGAAACTTAGTGATATTGAGATGTTTAATGTTAAGAGAATTTCTGAAGTGACTTCAATTATTAGTGTCTTGAATTCTACAATGAATAGTACAATATTG aattGTTCTACCCTTCACTGCGCTAACTGGACTGTATTAGCGTGCAACGAACAATCCTGTTCCCTTTACGACGAGCACGTTCACGAACCAAAGTGCGTAGAGAATTTTTGCACAAACCTCGTTTTGGAACTTGATTACATATTCAACTATTACGATTCGAAAATTACGAATTCGACACTTAAGTTTTACGTACAAAATATGTCGATCGTTCTACCGTTTTTCACTCAGATAGTCAACGTGAAGTTTGTCATGTCCAATCGCTCACTGGACAATGTTACACGCTTAAGTGGAACTCCAGGATATGTGGACGGTCGACCTTTATTAGTCTCATACGCAGAAGGAAATCGCACTGATGATTTCTACGATGATCCAATAGAGGCAAAAGCATTTAAGTCTTTCTCGCTCCCTGGAAATGTACAAGGGAAATGCGTttacaataacaaaacagaTAATCAAATAGTTTTCGGATATAACAAGAGGCTAAAATGTAGACACGAGCATAAATACTTCATAGACGTAACGGATGCTAAAAGTTGTAGGTATATTCAAAACAACTTAACCAAAGCTTTAAATTTGGTTGGCAAAATATTTGTATCGCCCCTCGGAAATCCCGAAAGCTTAAAAGACGAAGATTGGATTAATTTGAATACGAACACGATTGACTCGTCTATAGTTTACGGTGAGtatgataaaaaaacaaaaaaattgcagtGTTACAATTTGGCgacgagatttttttttcaattcacttGTATTACCATAAACGAGGAGCGAAGTAATAGAATAATATATGCTTCAATTGAAGTCACAAGAAAGAATATAAGTTTCATTGAGGATTCTGTTTCGACTTTGGTAACTTTAGATGTAAGTTTTATAGATGTAACCAAACCGGCGGCGTTCGAGTATGCACACGGACCACGTTTGAACATACATTTGCCTGAAAACTTCTTCTATCCGTATCGTTCTAAAGCTTCAAGCTTACATTGTGTAAATATTTCCATcgatttactattttatttatgttttctatgtttcacaaataaaataacttttcattaa
- the LOC101746317 gene encoding cullin-3-A isoform X2: protein MMKSTLPKDKIPGKMRIRAFPMTMDEKYVERIWSLLKNAIQEIQKKNNSGLSFEELYRNAYTMVLHKHGERLYTGLKEVVTQHLETKVREDVLHSLHNGFLQTLNNAWTDHQTSMVMIRDILMYMDRVFVQQNEVDNVYNLGLIIFRDQVVRYGCIRDHLRQTLLELVARERRGEVVDRLAIRNACQMLMVLGINSRAVYEEDFEKPFLHQSSEFYRMESQKFLAENSAAVYINRVEARISEEAERARHYLDESTEPRVVSVLEHELIERHMKTIVEMENSGVVHMLTHTRTSELGCVYKLLSRVGEGLRTVADAVSAHLREQGRALVTDTLHNTNAIAYVQNLLDLKDRFDHFLQNSFNNDKIFKHMITSDFEYFLNLNNKSPEFLSLFIDGKLKKGEKGMSEQEIEAVLDKTMVLFRFLQEKDVFERYYKQHLAKRLLLNKSVSDDSEKNMISKLKTECGCQFTSKLEGMFKDMTVSNTIMDEFKEHVLSSGLNLYGVDLSVRVLTTGFWPTQSATPKCNIPAAPRNAFEVFRSFYLAKHSGRQLSLQPQLGSADLHATFGAAPASPPAPAAPRRHIIQVSTFQMCVLLLFNQRDRLTYEELLNETDIPEKDLVRALQSLAMGKPTQRILIKHPKTKEIEPSHQFYVNDAFTSKLHRVKIQTVAAKGESEPERRETRNKVDEDRKHEIEAAIVRIMKARKKMAHTLLVAEVTEQLRVRFLPSPVVIKKRIEGLIEREYLARTPDDRKVYNYVA from the exons ATGATGAAAAGTACTttgccaaaagacaaaataccTGGCAAAATGAGGATCAGAGCTTTCCCT aTGACTATGGATGAGAAGTATGTGGAGCGTATATGGAGCTTGTTAAAGAATGCCATACAAgaaatacaaaagaaaaacaactcTGGACTATCATTTGAAGAGCTTTACCGTAATGCATATACAATGGTACTGCACAAACATGGAGAAAGACTATACACTGGCCTCAAGGAAGTAGTCACTCAACATCTTGAAACTAAG gtccgagaagatgTATTGCATTCATTACACAATGGTTTCTTACAAACTCTCAACAATGCATGGACTGACCATCAAACCAGCATGGTCATGATAAGAGATATTTTGATGTATATGGACAGAGTTTTTGTTCAACAAAATGAAGTTGACAATGTCTACAATCTTGGGCTCATTATCTTCCGAGATCAA GTTGTTCGTTATGGATGCATTCGAGATCATCTTCGTCAGACACTGCTAGAGCTAGTTGCTCGTGAACGTCGCGGCGAAGTTGTGGATCGTCTGGCGATTCGAAACGCCTGTCAGATGCTCATGGTTCTCGGTATCAACTCCCGAGCTGTTTATGAAGAAGACTTTGAAAAACCTTTCCTGCATCAGTCATCTGAATTTTATAGA ATGGAATCTCAGAAGTTCCTGGCGGAGAACAGCGCGGCCGTGTACATCAACCGCGTGGAGGCCCGCATCTCTGAGGAGGCGGAGCGCGCGCGGCACTACCTGGACGAGTCCACCGAGCCGCGGGTTGTCTCCGTACTCGAGCACGAACTCATCGAGCGACACATGAAGACTATTGTCGAG ATGGAGAACTCTGGCGTGGTGCACATGTTGACGCACACGCGCACGTCGGAGCTGGGCTGCGTGTACAAGCTGCTGTCGCGCGTCGGGGAGGGGCTGCGCACGGTGGCCGACGCCGTGTCCGCGCACCTCCGCGAGCAGGGCCGCGCGCTCGTCACCGACACGCTGCACAACACCAACGCCATCGCATACGTTCAG AACCTTCTTGATCTAAAGGACCGATTTGACCATTTCCTACAAAATTCATTCAACAACGATAAAATATTCAAGCACATGATCACGTCAGACTTCGAATACTTCCTTAACTTGAATAATAAGTCACCGGAATTCTTGTCATTGTTCATTGATGGAAAATTAAAGAAAGGCGAAAAGGGG ATGAGCGAACAGGAAATCGAAGCTGTGCTGGATAAAACAATGGTACTATTCCGATTTTTACAAGAGAAGGACGTTTTCGAACGTTATTATAAACAGCATCTAGCGAAACGGCTCTTACTCAATAAGTCTGTCTCTGATGACAGTGAAAAGAACATGATCTCCAAACTTAAG ACTGAGTGTGGTTGTCAGTTCACATCAAAATTAGAGGGTATGTTCAAGGATATGACCGTCTCTAACACCATCATGGATGAATTTAAGGAACACGTGCTCTCTAGTGGG CTGAACTTGTACGGAGTGGATCTGTCCGTCCGAGTGCTCACGACCGGCTTCTGGCCGACGCAGAGCGCGACGCCGAAGTGCAACATACCGGCCGCGCCCAGGAACGCGTTCGAAGTCTTCAGAAG CTTCTACTTGGCGAAGCACTCCGGGCGGCAGCTGTCCCTGCAGCCGCAGCTGGGCAGCGCGGACCTGCACGCCACGTTCGGCGCCGCGCCCGCCTCCCCGCCCGcgcccgccgcgccgcgccgccaCATCATACAGGTCTCCACCTTCCAGATGTGCGTCTTGCTGCTCTTCAACCAGCGCGACCGTCTCACCTACGAG GAATTACTCAATGAGACTGATATACCGGAAAAGGATTTAGTCCGCGCGCTTCAATCGTTGGCCATGGGCAAGCCGACCCAACGAATTCTCATCAAACATCCTAAAACTAAAGAAATTGAGCCCTCACATCAGTTTTACGTCAATGATGCCTTCACATCTAAGTTACATag AGTTAAGATACAAACGGTAGCCGCGAAGGGAGAGTCGGAGCCGGAACGGCGCGAGACCCGCAACAAGGTGGACGAGGACCGCAAGCACGAGATCGAAGCGGCCATCGTGCGCATCATGAAAGCCAGGAAGAAAATGGCA CACACGCTGCTGGTGGCGGAGGTGACGGAGCAGCTGCGCGTGCGCTTCCTGCCGTCGCCGGTCGTCATCAAGAAGCGCATCGAGGGACTCATCGAGCGGGAGTACCTCGCGCGCACGCCCGACGACCGCAAGGTGTACAACTACGTCGCATAG